One Calliopsis andreniformis isolate RMS-2024a chromosome 9, iyCalAndr_principal, whole genome shotgun sequence genomic window carries:
- the LOC143184146 gene encoding uncharacterized protein LOC143184146: MSDRAFGQMLPAGTITQMCGWQSRTRERVVQLQDPPRSQRARACLGSPTRSQDLVPSVRLGMCTTLDDDCVSGRQPPLREHTCAFRRIEEAEEDEGGGRGGRREEREKSDYRARASGCPRRVRPALPSSCKILPVSPLLKHRPGPFGEISRSRSRCYGAGGMPESDEDVRGG; this comes from the coding sequence ATGTCTGACAGAGCGTTCGGTCAGATGCTGCCGGCGGGGACAATTACGCAGATGTGTGGCTGGCAGAGCAGGACGCGTGAGCGTGTCGTGCAGCTTCAGGATCCTCCGCGTAGCCAACGCGCGCGTGCGTGTCTGGGCTCACCTACACGGTCGCAGGACCTCGTACCTTCAGTCAGACTTGGCATGTGCACTACGCTGGACGACGACTGTGTGAGTGGACGACAGCCCCCTCTACGCGAGCACACGTGTGCGTTTCGTAGGATAGAGGAGGCAGAGGAAGATGAGGGAGGAGGCCGAGGAGGAAGAAgagaagaaagagagaaaagtGATTACAGAGCGCGAGCCTCTGGTTGCCCCCGGCGCGTGCGTCCGGCTCTACCATCCTCCTGTAAAATCCTGCCAGTTTCACCTCTCCTGAAACACCGCCCCGGGCCGTTTGGAGAGATCTCTCGGAGTCGAAGCCGCTGCTACGGCGCTGGAGGAATGCCAGAGTCCGACGAAGACGTTAGAGGAGGATGA